The Drosophila virilis strain 15010-1051.87 unplaced genomic scaffold, Dvir_AGI_RSII-ME tig00001170, whole genome shotgun sequence genome includes a window with the following:
- the CkIIalpha gene encoding casein kinase II subunit alpha, translating into MTLPSAARVYTDVNAHKPDEYWDYENYVVDWGNQDDYQLVRKLGRGKYSEVFEAINITTTEKCVVKILKPVKKKKIKREIKILENLRGGTNIITLLAVVKDPVSRTPALIFEHVNNTDFKQLYQTLTDYEIRYYLFELLKALDYCHSMGIMHRDVKPHNVMIDHENRKLRLIDWGLAEFYHPGQEYNVRVASRYFKGPELLVDYQMYDYSLDMWSLGCMLASMIFRKEPFFHGHDNYDQLVRIAKVLGTEELYAYLDKYNIDLDPRFHDILQRHSRKRWERFVHSDNQHLVSPEALDFLDKLLRYDHVDRLTAREAMAHPYFLPIVNGQVNPNSQQ; encoded by the coding sequence ATGACCCTACCAAGTGCCGCTCGCGTTTACACAGACGTGAACGCCCACAAACCGGATGAATATTGGGACTACGAGAATTATGTTGTTGACTGGGGAAACCAAGACGATTATCAATTGGTGCGAAAGTTGGGGCGTGGCAAGTACTCAGAAGTGTTCGAGGCTATCAACATAACAACAACTGAGAAATGTGTTGTGAAAATATTGAAGCctgttaaaaaaaagaagataaaGCGCGAAATTAAGATATTAGAAAATTTGCGTGGGGGAACCAACATTATCACGCTTCTAGCCGTTGTCAAAGATCCAGTGTCCCGCACCCCAGCACTGATTTTTGAGCATGTAAACAATACAGATTTTAAACAACTGTACCAAACATTAACGGACTATGAGATTCGCTATTATTTGTTTGAGCTACTTAAAGCACTCGATTATTGCCACAGCATGGGCATAATGCATCGTGATGTAAAGCCACACAACGTAATGATAGATCATGAAAATCGAAAGCTGCGACTTATTGATTGGGGTCTCGCTGAATTTTATCACCCAGGTCAAGAGTACAATGTAAGAGTGGCTTCCCGCTACTTTAAAGGTCCCGAACTACTTGTCGATTATCAAATGTACGATTATTCCCTGGACATGTGGTCATTAGGATGCATGCTCGCATCTATGATATTTCGTAAGGAGCCATTCTTCCATGGTCACGATAATTATGATCAACTTGTACGGATTGCTAAGGTGCTGGGCACTGAAGAACTATACGCGTATCTGGATAAATACAACATCGATCTCGATCCGCGATTTCATGATATTTTACAACGCCATTCCCGCAAGCGTTGGGAACGATTTGTTCATTCTGATAACCAACATCTGGTGTCGCCAGAAGCATTAGACTTTCTTGATAAACTATTGCGTTATGATCACGTTGACCGTCTAACAGCTCGTGAGGCAATGGCGCATCCATATTTTTTGCCTATTGTTAATGGTCAGGTAAATCCCAACAGCCAGCAATAG